A genomic window from Pirellulales bacterium includes:
- a CDS encoding Imm15 family immunity protein produces MKPNGDYESKLWKVVEKEGLADLSQYHRNGFFDEVPFFSRFKDVAFLREFGREQADAALLRFALKFLKALIWYEIPEQPFLAALTIWNNPEDELIVPNLFVCNGKVQEQVGDNLALHPAKAVGSRRIAKLLSRLHMVEPFQALEDSSTAPNMTRVFVGYSIPPYPNVVPLHALAKRVAPLRQRA; encoded by the coding sequence ATGAAGCCGAACGGTGATTATGAGTCGAAACTTTGGAAAGTGGTTGAGAAGGAAGGATTAGCCGACCTTTCTCAATATCACAGGAATGGCTTTTTCGACGAAGTCCCTTTCTTTTCGAGGTTCAAGGATGTTGCATTTCTGCGCGAGTTTGGCCGCGAACAGGCCGATGCGGCATTGCTGCGGTTCGCATTAAAATTCTTGAAGGCATTGATCTGGTATGAGATTCCCGAGCAGCCGTTCCTCGCGGCATTGACGATCTGGAATAATCCCGAGGACGAGCTGATCGTTCCGAACCTCTTCGTGTGCAACGGAAAGGTCCAAGAGCAGGTCGGCGACAATCTGGCCCTGCATCCTGCGAAGGCGGTTGGCTCGAGGAGAATCGCGAAGCTGCTCTCGCGCTTACACATGGTCGAGCCGTTTCAAGCGCTCGAAGATAGCTCGACGGCACCGAACATGACGCGCGTCTTTGTCGGCTATTCGATTCCGCCGTACCCGAACGTCGTTCCATTGCACGCGCTCGCGAAAAGAGTTGCTCCGCTGCGCCAGCGCGCTTGA